TCCTGGTTGATGATGTCCTGCAGCTGCGACTGGTTCTCCACCACCGGCGGGGTGACGGCGTACTGCAGCGAGTCGAAGACGGCCTCGCGGTTGGCAGGCAGCGGCTTCTTGAGGTAGGCGTCGAAGAGCGCGCGCTGACCGAGGGAGAGCGCAGGCAGCTCCCAGGCGCGGTCGATGCGGGTCTTGACGGTGGCGGGGTCGGCGGCGAGGAAGCGCACCCACTTCCAGGCGGCCTCCGGGTTCTTGCTGGCGCGGGCGACCACGGCGGCGTTGGAGAAGAAGTGCGTGGCCTTGCGGGCGCCGCCCGGCTCGACCGCGATGTCCCACTTGAACTTGGCCTGGCTGAACTTGTCGAACATCCAGATACCGCTGTAGAGCATGCCGAGCTGGCCGTTGAGGAAGAGGTCCTCGTTGGAGACCCCGCTCATCTCGGCGTCGGAGGGCATGACCTTCAGCCGCACCTTGTCCACCAGGTAGCGCAGGGCCTCGCGGTTGGCCGGGGTGTCGATCTGCACGCTGGGGCCCACCTGCAGGCCGCCGCCGGCCTGGCGGGCGACCTTGTAGAACTCCCAGAACTGCACCGGCTGGTACACGCCCCACACCCGCTGCGCGGGGTTGGAGATCTTCTGGGCGGCGCTCATCACGTCCTTCCAGGTCCAGCTCGCGGCCGGGTAGGCCACGCCGGCCTTGTCGAAGAGGTCCTTGTTGTAAAACAGCACCACCGTCGAGAAGGTGATGGGCAGGCCGTACTGGGCGTTGCCGTGGCGGAAGGCGTTGAGGGCGGCGGGGTAGAAGGCGTTGTTCAGGGTACGGTCCTGGCGCAGGTAGGGGTCGAGGGCCAGCAGGGTGCCCCTGGAGGCGAAGGTCACGAAGTTCTCGTAGTTGAGCTCGAACACGTCGGGCGCCTGCCCGGCGGCGAGGTTGGTCTGCAGCTTGGTGAAGTACGAGTCGAAGGGCGCGGTGGTGTACTTCACCTCGAGGTCGGGGTTCTCCTTCTCGAAGGCCGCGATCAGGGCCTCGAGGTCCTTGACGTGGTTCTGGTCGGTGGTGAAGGAGAAGTAATTGATGGTGGTCTTGGCCAGTCCGCTGGCCAGCAGCACGAACACGAGCACGACCCAAAGCTTTCGCATGTCCCAAACCTCCTCGCCCCTACACCCGGGGCCTGGCGAACACTTCCCGCTGTACCGTCAACCCGGCCGCCCCACGCGCCCAGGTGTCGTCGCCCCAGGGGTTGACGTGCACCTGCAGCCGCTCGGCGAGCCCGTTAAAGGCGTTGCTCCGCAGGGCCCCCTCCATGGGCCCCAGGAAATTCCCTCCCAGCCTCACCCCCTCTCCGGCGATGACGATCAGCTCCGGGTTGAACAGGTTGACCAAGTTGGCCAGCGCCACCCCCAACCGCTCGCCGGCCTCCCCCAGCAGGGCCCGGACGCCCTCGTGGCCCTCCCGGGCCGCCCGGACGAGGTCTTCGGCGCCGAGCGCGCGGCGGCGGAACTCCGCGTAGCGCTCGCGGGCCTGCTCAAGCAGCGCGGGCTCGGCCGCGTAGGCCTCCAGGCACCCCCGCTTGCCGCACTCGCAGGCGCGGCCGCCCGGCTCGCTGACCGTGTGGCCCAGCTCCCCGGCCCCGCCGTCGGCGCCGCGGTAGATCTCCCCGCCCAGCACCAGCCCCGCGCCGATGCCTCGGCCCACGGTGACGACCGCGAAGTTGCGTGCGCCCTTGCCCCGGCCGAAGAGCATCTCCGCCGCGGCCAGGGCGTTGACGTCGTTGTCGACGTGCACCGGCCGGGCCAGCCGGGCCTCGATGAGGCGGCGCACCGGCACCTGTTGCCAGTGCAGGAAGGGCGAGTAGACGCACACCCCCTCTTCGGGGTCGATCACCCCCGCTATCCCCACCCCCAGCCCCACCAGCCGCTCCGGGGAACGCCCGGAGGCCTCGAGGAGGCCGTTCACCTCGGCGACGAGCCGTTCGATGAGCGCTTCTGGCTCGGTGGAGCCGAGCGCGACGTGGCGGCGGGCCAGGACGTCGGTGCGCAGGTTGGTGAGGACGATCTCCAGCGCCCCCTCCATCACCTTGACCCCGACCGCGTGCCAGGCGTCGTAGGCGAGCTCGAGCAGCACCGGCGGGCGCCCCCCGCGCGGGGGACCGCTACGGCCTTCGATCACCCACCCCTGCTCGATCAGCTCGGCCACCACTCCGGTGACGGCAGCCGAACTCAAGCGGGTCCGCTCGGCCAGCTCGTTGCGGCCTAGGGGTCCGTGCTGGCGGAGCAGGTTGAGCACGAGCGCGCGGTTGATGGAGCGTACGGTGGACTGGTCGCCCTTGAGGATCAAGTCGGGGCCTCCTGGCATTTACTTAACTCAGTGAGTGAAGTTAATGTGCCTCGATCTTAGGGCAATGGCTAGCGCCTGTCAAGGGCTTGTAATCGGTCAATACATACCTTCGCGTGCTACCTCATAGCTCCACCCCGGCCATTTTGAGAAGGGTCCGGCTCCGAATCATGTTGTGCACGCTGCTTTCCCGGTAGGGAAACACCTCGAGGACGATGAGGTTCAGCCCAGTAGGAGCGGGCTTCTATTCGGTAGAGCCCCAAAGAGCGCACCATCACGCTGAACCGGGTCTTGATCCATTTGGTGCTTTTGTTTCTTGGGGAAGCGGATGCCTTGGGCTTGCGTCACGCGAAGCGTACCTTGCGGGCCTTGAGCGCATCGTCAACCCAGACGTAGGTAGCCACCAGGGTCAGCCCCGGAGGGGCTACCTTGTGGGTCTCTGCGTCAAGATGGTAAAGGGGGTGCTCGCGATCAGGTTGCATAGCACCCCCCTTTTGTCATACTGAGGGGGTTCAAATCAAGTAGCACACGAATGTAGTGCTTCCGCTCAAGCGGTACCACCTGCAAGGTAAGAGGAGGTGGTGTATGAGCAAAATGGCTACAGGGAGCTGGAGCGCGGAGGAGAAGGTTGCCATCGTGCTGAGCATCCTGCGCGGGGAGCTCTCCATAAGTGAGGCCTCAAGAAAGCACGGGGTCAGCTACAAGACCCTGCTTGCCTGGCGCGACCGGTTCCTCAAGGGCGGGGAGGCCGCCCTGAAAGGCAATGGGCCGGACGTTCACGTCAAGGCCCTGGAGGAGGAGAACAAGCATAAAGAAGCCCTGGCCGAGATGGCCCTACGGAAAAA
This genomic interval from Meiothermus sp. Pnk-1 contains the following:
- a CDS encoding sugar ABC transporter substrate-binding protein, whose amino-acid sequence is MRKLWVVLVFVLLASGLAKTTINYFSFTTDQNHVKDLEALIAAFEKENPDLEVKYTTAPFDSYFTKLQTNLAAGQAPDVFELNYENFVTFASRGTLLALDPYLRQDRTLNNAFYPAALNAFRHGNAQYGLPITFSTVVLFYNKDLFDKAGVAYPAASWTWKDVMSAAQKISNPAQRVWGVYQPVQFWEFYKVARQAGGGLQVGPSVQIDTPANREALRYLVDKVRLKVMPSDAEMSGVSNEDLFLNGQLGMLYSGIWMFDKFSQAKFKWDIAVEPGGARKATHFFSNAAVVARASKNPEAAWKWVRFLAADPATVKTRIDRAWELPALSLGQRALFDAYLKKPLPANREAVFDSLQYAVTPPVVENQSQLQDIINQELEAARLGSKTPEQALADAQRRVEALVRR
- a CDS encoding ROK family transcriptional regulator, producing MPGGPDLILKGDQSTVRSINRALVLNLLRQHGPLGRNELAERTRLSSAAVTGVVAELIEQGWVIEGRSGPPRGGRPPVLLELAYDAWHAVGVKVMEGALEIVLTNLRTDVLARRHVALGSTEPEALIERLVAEVNGLLEASGRSPERLVGLGVGIAGVIDPEEGVCVYSPFLHWQQVPVRRLIEARLARPVHVDNDVNALAAAEMLFGRGKGARNFAVVTVGRGIGAGLVLGGEIYRGADGGAGELGHTVSEPGGRACECGKRGCLEAYAAEPALLEQARERYAEFRRRALGAEDLVRAAREGHEGVRALLGEAGERLGVALANLVNLFNPELIVIAGEGVRLGGNFLGPMEGALRSNAFNGLAERLQVHVNPWGDDTWARGAAGLTVQREVFARPRV
- a CDS encoding transposase, with product MSKMATGSWSAEEKVAIVLSILRGELSISEASRKHGVSYKTLLAWRDRFLKGGEAALKGNGPDVHVKALEEENKHKEALAEMALRKNSAAWASEL